Proteins found in one Amycolatopsis umgeniensis genomic segment:
- a CDS encoding CocE/NonD family hydrolase, producing MRTVASLPYEITEEDHVWIPVSDGVRLSARIWRPVASDGEPVPAILEYIPYRHRDLTSVRDSVHHPYLAGHGYACVRVDIRGSGESEGVLADEYLEREQLDAEDVLEWIAGQPWCSGRTGMMGISWGGFAALQVAARKPPSLTAIAISSFTDDRYADDMHYMGGCLLSDNVAEASTMFAYATLPPDPALAGERWRELWHERLENCSLWAGEWLAHQRRDDYWRHASVCENYTDVQVPVLASSGWADGYSNAVSRLLAHLDVPRRGLIGPWSHKYPHLGQPGPAIGYLQELVRWWDHWLKDVENGVMDGPMLQTWMQDSVPPSTSYEDRPGRWVGEPSWPSPHVHPSEHRLARHRIARPGEDVPVEELSVESPLSVGQFAGKWASYSAPPDLPYDQREEDGGSLVFDTDALTEPCEILGSPVVELDVSADKPVAQVAVRLSDVAPDGRATRVTYGLLNLTHRDGHDDPQPLEPGKPYRVRVELNAVAQAFPAGHRIRLSISSSYWPLAWPPPEPAMVTVHTGQSTLTLPVRPIAEADEVPARPFGEPEGAEPVPATQVEPGEQRWTVSRDLIDYRSALEIVKNEGKVRFDDLDLDVTRNVFERYSWVADDFCSPVAETAWSMTFARGDWEARSETRTRVSCTPTEFVIDAQLDGYEGERRTFSRNWHRTIPRDQV from the coding sequence ATGCGGACGGTGGCCTCGCTACCGTACGAGATCACCGAGGAGGACCACGTCTGGATCCCGGTCTCCGACGGCGTCCGGCTGTCGGCCCGGATCTGGCGGCCGGTCGCCTCGGACGGTGAACCGGTCCCGGCGATCCTGGAGTACATCCCGTACCGGCATCGTGATCTGACTTCGGTGCGGGATTCCGTGCACCATCCGTATCTCGCGGGACACGGCTACGCCTGCGTGCGCGTGGACATCCGCGGCTCGGGGGAGTCGGAGGGCGTGCTCGCCGACGAGTACCTCGAACGGGAGCAACTCGACGCCGAAGACGTCCTGGAGTGGATCGCCGGGCAGCCGTGGTGTTCGGGCAGGACCGGGATGATGGGCATCTCCTGGGGCGGGTTCGCCGCACTGCAGGTGGCCGCGCGGAAACCGCCGAGCCTGACCGCGATCGCGATCTCGTCGTTCACCGACGACCGGTACGCCGACGACATGCACTACATGGGCGGCTGCCTGCTTTCGGACAACGTCGCCGAGGCCTCCACGATGTTCGCCTACGCCACGTTGCCGCCCGATCCGGCGCTGGCGGGTGAGCGGTGGCGCGAACTGTGGCACGAGCGGCTGGAGAACTGCAGCCTCTGGGCCGGTGAATGGCTGGCACACCAGCGCCGCGACGACTACTGGCGGCACGCGTCGGTCTGCGAGAACTACACCGACGTCCAGGTGCCCGTGCTCGCGTCCAGCGGCTGGGCGGACGGTTACTCCAACGCCGTCTCCCGGCTGCTGGCCCATCTCGACGTGCCGCGGCGCGGGCTGATCGGACCGTGGTCGCACAAGTACCCGCATCTGGGACAGCCCGGCCCGGCCATCGGGTACCTGCAGGAGCTGGTCCGCTGGTGGGACCATTGGCTGAAGGACGTCGAGAACGGCGTCATGGACGGGCCGATGCTCCAGACGTGGATGCAGGACAGCGTGCCGCCGTCGACGTCCTATGAGGATCGTCCCGGCCGCTGGGTGGGGGAGCCGTCCTGGCCCTCGCCGCATGTGCACCCGTCCGAGCATCGTCTCGCCCGGCACCGGATCGCCCGCCCCGGCGAGGATGTCCCGGTGGAGGAACTGTCGGTCGAGTCGCCGCTTTCGGTCGGTCAGTTCGCCGGCAAGTGGGCCTCCTACAGCGCTCCGCCCGACCTGCCCTACGACCAGCGTGAGGAGGACGGCGGCTCGCTCGTCTTCGACACCGACGCGCTCACCGAACCGTGCGAGATCCTCGGTTCGCCCGTGGTGGAACTGGACGTCTCCGCGGACAAGCCGGTGGCGCAGGTCGCCGTCCGGCTGTCCGACGTCGCCCCGGACGGCCGGGCCACGCGGGTGACCTACGGCCTGCTGAACCTGACCCACCGGGACGGGCACGACGATCCCCAGCCGCTGGAACCGGGCAAGCCGTACCGGGTGCGCGTCGAACTGAACGCCGTCGCGCAGGCTTTCCCCGCCGGGCACCGGATCCGGCTGTCGATCTCGTCGTCGTACTGGCCGCTGGCCTGGCCGCCGCCGGAACCGGCGATGGTGACCGTCCACACCGGACAGAGCACGCTCACGCTCCCGGTGCGCCCGATCGCGGAGGCGGACGAGGTCCCGGCGCGGCCGTTCGGTGAACCCGAAGGCGCGGAACCGGTGCCCGCGACCCAGGTCGAACCCGGTGAACAGCGCTGGACCGTCTCCCGTGACCTGATCGACTACCGGTCCGCGCTCGAGATCGTGAAGAACGAGGGCAAGGTCCGGTTCGACGACCTCGATCTCGACGTCACCAGGAACGTGTTCGAGCGGTACTCGTGGGTGGCCGACGACTTCTGTTCCCCGGTGGCGGAAACGGCGTGGTCGATGACCTTCGCCCGTGGGGACTGGGAAGCCAGGTCCGAAACCCGCACTCGGGTCTCCTGCACGCCCACGGAATTCGTGATCGACGCACAGCTCGACGGCTACGAAGGCGAGCGAAGGACGTTCTCCCGGAACTGGCACCGGACGATTCCCCGCGACCAGGTTTAG
- a CDS encoding DNA alkylation repair protein — translation MGVGQEAGVTGTMTADVMAELAALEDPRAREVNEKHGDDHGVNLGKLRALAKRLKTQHELANELWETDDTAAKLLALLVCRPKAFEREDLDRMVREARTPKVHDWLVNYVVKKNPHAEELRLAWSADPDPVVASAGWALTTERVAKKPEGLDLTRLLDVIEAEMRDAPDRLQWAMNHCLAQIGIEHAEHRARAIGIGERLEVLKDYPTPPNCTSPFAPVWIAELVRRREK, via the coding sequence ATGGGCGTGGGACAGGAGGCAGGCGTGACAGGGACGATGACGGCCGACGTGATGGCCGAACTGGCCGCGCTCGAGGATCCGCGGGCACGCGAGGTGAACGAGAAGCACGGTGACGACCACGGCGTGAATCTCGGCAAGCTGCGCGCGCTCGCGAAGCGGCTGAAGACGCAGCACGAGCTCGCGAACGAGCTCTGGGAAACGGACGACACCGCGGCGAAACTGCTCGCGCTCTTGGTCTGCCGCCCGAAGGCGTTCGAACGCGAGGATCTGGACCGCATGGTGCGCGAGGCGCGTACCCCGAAGGTGCACGACTGGCTCGTGAACTACGTGGTCAAGAAGAACCCGCACGCCGAGGAGTTGCGCCTCGCCTGGTCCGCCGATCCCGATCCCGTGGTCGCCAGTGCCGGCTGGGCGCTGACCACCGAACGCGTGGCGAAGAAACCCGAGGGCCTCGACCTCACTCGACTGCTCGACGTCATCGAAGCGGAGATGCGGGACGCGCCGGACCGCCTGCAGTGGGCGATGAACCACTGCCTGGCGCAGATCGGGATCGAACACGCTGAGCACCGCGCTCGGGCGATCGGCATCGGCGAGCGCCTGGAAGTGCTCAAGGACTACCCGACGCCGCCGAACTGCACGTCGCCGTTCGCGCCCGTCTGGATCGCCGAGCTGGTGCGACGGCGGGAAAAGTAG
- a CDS encoding helix-turn-helix domain-containing protein: MTGDKDPGFRIGGRPLAERLTEVLPSLARTVLSEIVSRIPEYGLLPAEELSGDITQVIEQNLRSFIDTLRTGATPTREELDFLRESAARRAEEGIPIDIVLTAYHIGIQVVWASLTPDALPEEVSDVLAVNALTLRYLEVVTPAVGAGYLDERQTMFDDERSARHTVLSALLDGEPADVAAGQAGLRLPPCYIVLAATVGAHPDEEANGVDPMVAGRRKLRRLRVELERQIRGTVLTSLTPEGGIALLPHETPAEELSTRDWARLERILTDVARTAGAEVIAGAAAAEPAGVPAAAKLAQDVLAVATGSGRPPRLYRLDDVLLEYQLSRPGPALDRLATRLEPLGGNEELLQTLETFLRRGGRRQTAAALHVHPNTVDYRLRRIADLTGLDPTRLEHIALLNAALSARSATGKN; encoded by the coding sequence GTGACGGGTGACAAAGATCCAGGGTTCCGCATCGGCGGACGTCCGCTGGCGGAACGGCTGACCGAAGTCCTGCCGTCGCTCGCGAGGACGGTGCTCTCCGAGATCGTCTCCCGGATCCCGGAATACGGCTTGCTGCCCGCCGAGGAACTCAGCGGTGACATCACGCAGGTGATCGAACAGAACCTGCGGTCGTTCATCGACACCCTGCGCACCGGGGCCACGCCGACACGGGAAGAACTCGACTTCCTTCGCGAATCGGCCGCCCGGCGCGCGGAAGAGGGTATCCCGATCGACATCGTCCTCACCGCCTATCACATCGGTATCCAGGTGGTCTGGGCGTCGCTGACACCGGACGCGCTCCCGGAGGAGGTCAGCGACGTCCTGGCCGTCAACGCGCTGACCCTGCGCTACCTCGAAGTGGTCACTCCCGCAGTCGGCGCGGGGTACCTCGACGAGCGCCAGACGATGTTCGACGACGAGCGTTCGGCCCGGCACACGGTGCTGTCCGCCCTGCTCGACGGCGAACCCGCGGACGTCGCGGCGGGACAGGCGGGCCTGCGCCTGCCACCGTGCTACATCGTCCTCGCCGCGACGGTCGGGGCGCATCCCGACGAGGAGGCCAACGGCGTCGACCCGATGGTCGCCGGACGCCGGAAGCTTCGGCGACTACGGGTCGAACTGGAGCGGCAGATCCGGGGCACGGTCCTGACCTCGCTCACCCCCGAGGGCGGCATCGCCTTGCTGCCACACGAAACCCCTGCAGAAGAACTGTCCACACGCGACTGGGCACGACTGGAGCGGATCCTCACCGACGTCGCCCGCACGGCGGGCGCGGAAGTCATCGCCGGCGCCGCCGCGGCCGAACCGGCCGGGGTCCCCGCCGCGGCGAAGCTCGCACAGGACGTGCTCGCGGTCGCGACCGGATCCGGGCGACCGCCCCGGCTCTACCGGCTCGACGACGTGTTGCTCGAATACCAGCTTTCGCGCCCCGGCCCGGCCCTCGACAGGCTGGCCACCCGGCTGGAACCGTTGGGCGGCAACGAGGAACTCCTGCAGACGCTGGAGACCTTCCTCCGCCGTGGAGGGCGGCGACAGACCGCTGCGGCACTCCACGTACATCCCAACACCGTCGACTACCGGCTGCGCCGGATCGCCGATCTGACCGGACTGGATCCCACCCGGCTCGAACATATCGCTTTGCTGAACGCTGCTCTCTCGGCCCGCTCCGCCACCGGCAAGAACTAG
- a CDS encoding SGNH/GDSL hydrolase family protein produces the protein MRLGKWFKAVSLALAVGVAVTVPAQAAELEYVALGDSAAAGPLVPNQDPNLLCLRSDHDYPALAAKTLGAKLTDVSCSGAVTADLTNLRFGILAPQLDALKPSTGLVSITMGANDSGLFQQALSCLNLLPEPAGISCADRLTAGGKDPLGDSIRAWAPKFGAALDEIHARAPRAKILVTGYGTYIRHNGCYPVQPVWARDANYLQSVMDLISSTARKQAEARGATFVDFASLTVGHDICAAPRDRYLEGLIPAHAAAPLHPNARGMAVFGAAIARAAGS, from the coding sequence ATGAGGCTGGGCAAGTGGTTCAAGGCGGTATCGCTGGCGCTGGCGGTGGGGGTCGCGGTGACAGTACCGGCGCAGGCGGCCGAACTGGAGTATGTCGCCCTCGGCGACTCGGCCGCGGCCGGACCGCTCGTCCCGAATCAGGATCCCAACCTGCTGTGCCTCCGTTCGGATCACGACTACCCGGCTCTCGCCGCGAAGACGCTCGGGGCGAAGTTGACCGACGTTTCCTGTTCCGGAGCGGTGACTGCCGACTTGACGAACCTGCGGTTCGGCATCCTCGCGCCGCAACTCGACGCGCTCAAGCCGTCGACAGGGCTGGTGTCGATCACCATGGGCGCCAACGACTCCGGACTGTTCCAACAGGCGCTCAGCTGCCTCAACCTCCTGCCCGAACCGGCCGGGATCTCGTGCGCGGACCGGCTCACCGCGGGCGGCAAGGACCCACTCGGCGACTCGATCCGTGCGTGGGCCCCGAAATTCGGCGCCGCGCTCGACGAGATCCACGCCCGCGCACCGCGCGCGAAAATCCTCGTCACCGGCTACGGCACCTACATCCGGCACAACGGCTGCTACCCCGTGCAGCCGGTCTGGGCGCGGGACGCGAATTATCTGCAGAGCGTCATGGACCTGATCAGCTCCACCGCCCGGAAGCAGGCCGAGGCCCGCGGCGCGACCTTCGTCGACTTCGCCTCGCTCACCGTCGGGCACGACATCTGCGCCGCCCCGCGCGACCGCTACCTCGAAGGCCTGATCCCGGCGCACGCCGCGGCCCCGCTGCATCCGAACGCGCGGGGGATGGCGGTGTTCGGCGCCGCGATCGCACGGGCGGCGGGCTCGTGA
- a CDS encoding STAS domain-containing protein, translated as MTDYRAPASDPPRRFVSPLDISVTASGADTVVTVSGEIDLAVSDRLRRALEEELRFTPAALVADLSAVTFCDSSGFTALVQIRAKAEEAGIPFILVTQERALLRPMSLLGLDAVFNVHPTLDSARDALTR; from the coding sequence TTGACCGACTACCGCGCACCCGCCTCCGATCCACCCCGGAGATTCGTATCCCCACTCGACATCTCGGTCACCGCGTCCGGTGCCGACACGGTGGTCACCGTATCCGGCGAAATCGACCTCGCGGTCTCCGACAGGTTGCGGCGGGCACTGGAGGAAGAGCTCCGGTTCACACCCGCGGCGTTGGTCGCGGACCTCTCCGCGGTCACCTTCTGTGATTCCTCCGGGTTCACGGCCCTCGTCCAGATTCGCGCCAAGGCCGAAGAGGCGGGCATCCCGTTCATCCTGGTCACCCAGGAGCGGGCGCTGCTGCGTCCGATGTCACTCCTCGGGCTCGACGCTGTCTTCAACGTGCACCCGACACTCGATTCGGCACGGGACGCGCTCACCCGCTGA
- a CDS encoding universal stress protein: MSHAQQGNGPVVAGFDGSPEARRAVRWAVVEAKTRGRGLVLAYCTRDRLPPPGSDPVAAPIAEVVPEPAVEPARRQLESMAEALQRTDPDLEVRTVERGGTPDEVLLSVADETDAAMIVLGESHTGVFTRAVAGSTEAEVTQHAGRPVVVVRGEESPLDGPVILGADGTDQSAQAAGFAFDFAARHGRAVHAVHAARLSIWGPTSEPLLGGPVMDPVQPIPQEIADQLVEQQLRPWRERYPDVPVEIVHGVGPTAQALTVQSSDAALLVLGRSDHGSLRRLLLGSVSDDALHHAHCPVAVVRS, encoded by the coding sequence ATGTCGCACGCACAACAGGGAAACGGGCCCGTGGTAGCCGGGTTCGACGGCTCGCCGGAGGCCCGTCGAGCCGTCCGCTGGGCGGTCGTCGAGGCGAAGACCCGCGGACGCGGGCTGGTGCTCGCGTATTGCACCAGGGACCGGTTGCCCCCGCCGGGTTCCGACCCCGTCGCGGCCCCGATCGCCGAAGTCGTCCCGGAGCCCGCCGTGGAACCTGCGCGACGCCAGCTGGAATCCATGGCCGAAGCGCTCCAGCGCACCGATCCGGACCTCGAAGTCCGCACCGTCGAGCGCGGGGGAACCCCGGACGAGGTGCTCTTGTCGGTCGCCGACGAGACGGACGCGGCGATGATCGTGCTCGGCGAATCCCACACCGGGGTGTTCACCCGCGCCGTGGCGGGCTCGACCGAAGCCGAAGTCACCCAGCACGCCGGCCGTCCGGTGGTCGTCGTCCGCGGTGAGGAGTCTCCGCTGGACGGACCGGTGATCCTCGGCGCCGACGGTACGGATCAGAGCGCGCAGGCGGCCGGGTTCGCGTTCGACTTCGCGGCGAGGCACGGCCGGGCGGTGCACGCTGTCCACGCGGCGCGGCTTTCGATCTGGGGGCCGACGAGCGAACCCCTGCTCGGCGGCCCGGTGATGGACCCGGTACAGCCGATCCCCCAGGAGATCGCGGACCAGCTCGTCGAACAGCAGCTGCGGCCTTGGCGGGAACGCTATCCGGACGTGCCCGTGGAGATCGTGCACGGCGTCGGGCCGACGGCGCAGGCACTGACGGTGCAGTCCAGCGACGCGGCGTTGCTGGTGCTCGGGCGAAGCGACCACGGCTCGCTTCGTCGACTCTTGCTGGGCTCGGTCAGCGACGACGCGCTCCACCACGCCCACTGCCCGGTGGCGGTGGTGCGCTCGTAG
- a CDS encoding STAS domain-containing protein produces MTSLSAPRTPCVKSARERPRGRLRLQVSRPVRETAIVEVHGDIDLGTAPRLWEMLSERLHGHGAKLIVNLSEVDFFGVTGIRVLQRAQLLADETGTALYVFPGESRCARRMLDLYDGEGLHAL; encoded by the coding sequence ATGACCTCATTGTCGGCGCCCCGCACCCCTTGCGTGAAGAGTGCCCGCGAGCGGCCGAGGGGACGGCTGCGCCTGCAGGTCAGCAGGCCTGTCCGGGAGACGGCCATCGTCGAGGTACACGGGGACATCGACCTCGGCACCGCACCGCGGCTGTGGGAGATGCTCAGCGAGCGGCTTCACGGCCACGGCGCGAAATTGATCGTCAACCTGTCCGAGGTCGATTTCTTCGGCGTGACGGGGATCCGTGTCCTGCAGCGGGCTCAGCTGCTCGCGGACGAGACCGGGACCGCGCTCTACGTCTTCCCCGGTGAATCGCGGTGCGCCCGCCGGATGCTCGACCTCTACGACGGCGAGGGCCTTCACGCCCTGTAG
- a CDS encoding nuclear transport factor 2 family protein, producing MPTFRQAVEAKDAAAIKAMLADNVVFTSPVAFKPYQGKAITAAILRGVLRVFEDFRYVREIQDGAHHVYEFEATVDGLQINGCDLLTFDADGKIADFKVMVRPLRAAEALAGRMGAQFEAIKADALG from the coding sequence ATGCCCACGTTCCGCCAGGCCGTCGAAGCGAAGGACGCCGCCGCGATCAAGGCGATGCTCGCCGACAACGTGGTCTTCACCAGCCCGGTGGCGTTCAAGCCCTACCAGGGCAAGGCGATCACCGCGGCGATCCTGCGCGGGGTCCTGCGCGTGTTCGAGGACTTCCGCTACGTCCGCGAGATCCAGGACGGCGCTCACCACGTATACGAGTTCGAGGCGACGGTCGACGGGCTTCAGATCAACGGGTGCGACCTCCTGACCTTCGACGCCGACGGCAAGATCGCCGACTTCAAGGTGATGGTCCGGCCGCTGCGGGCGGCCGAGGCGCTCGCGGGGCGCATGGGTGCCCAGTTCGAAGCCATCAAGGCGGACGCGCTCGGCTGA
- a CDS encoding VOC family protein — MVERGPRFRQVVLDGTDVRVLAEFYRRLLVWNYRPGDEDEDGKDWLVLRNPDGGTQLAFQQVDRLPETSWPDSEPIPQQLHLDLTVHSIEELDAQHVRVLEFGGRLLLDRSDDPEEPLRVYADPAGHPFCVFVA, encoded by the coding sequence ATGGTTGAGCGAGGGCCGAGATTTCGTCAGGTGGTGCTGGACGGCACCGATGTCCGTGTGCTGGCGGAGTTCTACCGGCGTCTTCTGGTGTGGAACTACCGTCCCGGCGACGAGGACGAGGACGGCAAGGACTGGCTCGTGCTGAGGAACCCCGACGGTGGGACACAACTGGCCTTCCAGCAGGTCGATCGGCTGCCCGAGACGAGCTGGCCGGACTCCGAGCCGATACCCCAGCAGTTGCACCTGGATCTGACCGTCCACTCGATCGAGGAACTCGACGCGCAGCACGTCCGCGTCCTCGAATTCGGCGGGCGGCTCCTGCTCGACCGCAGCGACGACCCGGAAGAACCCTTGCGCGTCTACGCCGATCCTGCCGGGCATCCGTTCTGCGTCTTCGTCGCCTGA
- a CDS encoding glutamate--cysteine ligase: MTDALTFGIEEEFFVVDREGHLSQSGNVVVDSAEEAQGELQHELTRSQVESATGICRTRDEALEQLKALRAELAEAAAQRGARLLPCGSPPMAEAELPSITPNPRYERMARHFGATTRTTLTCGCHVHVAIPDRETGVRLIRRIRPWLPALLTLTANSAISDGIDTGYSSWRYQQWTRWPSAGPPPEFTSLDHYEGIVDAWLRAGAILDRAMVYWDVRLSEGQPTVEFRFSDVASTPDEAVLLGVLIRGLVTTVLDEGEPASHLSNEVLRAHLWRAAREGLSGQCPHPVTGDLAPAPKVVDDVVTFAASALESTGDLDFVRDGCARLFEGGNGADRQRTRFADRKSAEDVVDLFVV, encoded by the coding sequence GTGACCGACGCCCTCACTTTCGGCATCGAAGAAGAGTTCTTCGTCGTAGACCGCGAAGGACACCTCTCCCAGAGCGGGAACGTCGTAGTCGACTCCGCCGAAGAAGCCCAAGGAGAACTGCAGCACGAACTCACCCGCTCCCAGGTGGAATCCGCGACCGGTATCTGCCGGACGCGCGACGAGGCGCTGGAGCAGCTGAAAGCCCTCCGGGCCGAACTCGCCGAAGCGGCGGCTCAGCGCGGCGCCCGCCTCCTCCCCTGCGGAAGCCCTCCGATGGCCGAAGCCGAACTGCCGTCGATCACCCCGAACCCCCGCTACGAGCGGATGGCCAGGCACTTCGGTGCCACCACACGCACCACGCTGACCTGTGGCTGCCACGTCCACGTCGCGATCCCGGACCGGGAAACGGGTGTCCGGTTGATCAGGCGGATCCGGCCCTGGCTGCCCGCCTTGCTCACGCTCACCGCGAACTCCGCGATCTCGGACGGCATCGACACCGGTTACAGCAGTTGGCGCTACCAGCAATGGACCAGATGGCCCTCGGCGGGCCCGCCGCCCGAGTTCACCTCGCTGGACCACTACGAGGGCATCGTGGACGCCTGGCTGCGCGCGGGCGCGATCCTCGACCGCGCGATGGTCTATTGGGACGTAAGGCTTTCCGAGGGCCAGCCGACGGTCGAGTTCCGGTTCTCCGACGTGGCGTCGACACCGGACGAGGCTGTCCTGCTCGGCGTCCTGATCCGGGGACTGGTCACCACAGTCCTCGACGAGGGTGAGCCTGCCTCACACCTGTCCAACGAGGTACTGCGCGCGCACCTTTGGCGTGCGGCCCGGGAAGGACTTTCCGGTCAGTGCCCGCATCCGGTCACGGGAGACCTCGCCCCGGCGCCCAAGGTCGTCGACGACGTCGTGACCTTCGCCGCGTCCGCGCTGGAATCGACCGGCGATCTGGACTTCGTGCGAGACGGTTGTGCGCGGCTGTTCGAAGGCGGGAACGGCGCGGACCGGCAACGGACGCGATTCGCGGACCGGAAGAGTGCCGAGGACGTCGTGGATCTGTTCGTCGTCTGA
- a CDS encoding PadR family transcriptional regulator has translation MALRNAILAMLLEGESSGYDLAKSFNASVANFWTATPQQLYRELDKMETRGLVTARVVEQERRPNKRLFSLTDAGAAELADFTTRAPKPTAIRDELLVQVQAAEAGDDEAIRRAVADRMATAETKLKRFERLRDRLLGEAVEAEFLATSPRVGPYLTLARGIAFEQENLRWCGQVLDVLAHRATVRSGGDRHG, from the coding sequence ATGGCGCTGCGGAACGCGATCCTCGCGATGCTCTTGGAAGGCGAGTCCTCGGGCTACGACCTGGCGAAGAGCTTCAACGCGTCGGTCGCCAACTTCTGGACCGCGACACCCCAGCAGCTCTACCGGGAGCTGGACAAGATGGAGACGCGGGGCCTGGTCACGGCTCGGGTCGTCGAGCAGGAGAGACGGCCGAACAAGCGGCTGTTCTCCTTGACCGACGCCGGCGCGGCCGAACTCGCCGATTTCACCACGCGGGCACCGAAGCCGACCGCGATCCGCGACGAACTGCTGGTGCAGGTCCAGGCGGCCGAGGCGGGCGACGACGAGGCGATCCGGCGGGCCGTCGCGGACAGGATGGCCACCGCCGAAACCAAACTCAAACGGTTCGAACGCCTCCGTGACCGGCTTCTCGGGGAGGCCGTCGAGGCGGAGTTCCTCGCCACCTCACCCCGTGTCGGCCCGTATCTGACACTCGCTCGCGGCATCGCGTTCGAACAGGAGAACCTCCGCTGGTGCGGCCAGGTCCTCGACGTTCTCGCGCACCGCGCTACCGTGCGATCCGGAGGTGATCGGCATGGTTGA